DNA sequence from the Nesterenkonia lutea genome:
CTCAATGCGGTGCTGTCCCGTCTGGCCGAGAAGCACTCGGTGACGCCCACGGGCATCGCCACCGCCTGGCTGACCCGCCATCCGGCGGATATCCAGGTGGTTCTGGGCACCACGCAGGGCGCCCGGGTGGAGGAGGCGGCGGCTGGCGCGCAGGTCCGGCTCTCCCGCAGGGAATGGTACGAACTCATCCGCGCCGCCGGACACCGGCTGCCCTAGGCGCGGTAACGCTCCGGACGATGGTTCAGCGCCAGCACGAGGTTCAGCAGCACCGCGCCCAATGCGGAGTAGAGCACGTTCAGCGGCGAGACGACGGTCAGCGCGAGCGCGATGACCGCCACGTCCAGGGTCATCTGCACGTATCCTGCGCGCAGTCCCAGCCGCTCCTGTGCCACCAGGGCCACGATGTTGAACCCGCCCAGGCTCGCCCCGTGCCGGAAGATCGCGAGCAGCCCCATGCCGATCAGGATGTTCCCGGCGGGCACGCCGTAGAGCGGGTTGAGCTCGGGCAGCGACAGCATCGGTCCGTGCAGCAGGGCATAGCCGGAGACGATCGCCACGGCCGCCACAGTCTTCAGCGTGAAGGTCCAGCCCTTCTTCCAGACCGCCAGGGCGAAGAAGGGCAGATTCACCAGCAGGAACAGCGCGGAGAAGTTCAGCGGGGTGGCGAAGGTCAGCAGCAGCGCCAGGCCTGCGGTGCCGCCGGTCACGGCCTCGGACTGCTGGAGCACATAGAGACCCAGGGAGGCGAGGAAGGTGCCGATCAGCACGCCGAAGACGTCCTCCGCCGGAGAGTGCGGGATGGTGGTGTCCTCTGGCCAGGGAGGGACATTCTCGGATCCGGACATGAGCGTCAGCCTATAGCCGCGCCGCCGCGGCCGTTCCCTGCCCGGCGCGGGAAGTGAGGACTCTCACGTCATCTGGACCCGTCAGGGGAGCAGCGGCGTAGGCTGAGACTCCAAGACTTCATCGGAGAATCGAGGACAGCGTCATGGATCCTGTGACACCTGCGCATGCGGCCAAGTACGGCGAGAACGGCGCAGAGGATCTCTCCTACGATCCCGAGCACTGCGCACGCGTGGTCTGCGCCCGGGATGTGATCAGGGCGATTCCGACCGTGGTCTTTGAGTTTCTCGCGGACCCTGCTCTGCAGGTGGAGGTCGACGGCAATGACAACCTCGCTGCGGCGGAGCCGGGGCAGCGCGTGTCCGGGGTCGGCGACGTCTTCCGCATGGAGCTGACCAACGGCAAGGTGCGGGAGAACCACGTGGTGGAGTTCCGTGAGGGCCAGCTCATCGCGTGGAGGCCCGCATCCCTGGGAGAGGCCCCCGCGGGTCATCTCTGGCGCTGGTCCCTCGCGTCCACCGAGGACGGCGCCACTGAGGTGACCCACACCTACGACTGGTCCCAGCTGCATGATGAGCAGCGCGTCGCGCGGGCCAGGTCCACGAGCGCCGCCATGCTGGCCCGGTCCATCGCGCGCCTGAAGGCCGTGGTGGAGGCCTCCGCCTAGGCTTGGGGTCCATGGAGAGCCGGACCAGCACCCAGCACACCAAGATCGTCGTCGCCGTCGCTCTGCTGCGCCGCCGACCCGGGCTGGAGGCTGAGCTGTTCATCGCCCGTCGCACCTCGCCGGAGTCTGTGGCGGGGATGTGGGAGTTCCCCGGGGGGAAGCTTGAACCGGGGGAGACCCTGCACGAGGGCCTGCACCGGGAGCTGCTCGAGGAGCTCGGTGTCTCCGTCGTTCTGCATGAAGAGATCGTCGGAGGCGGTCACGCGAGCTTCTCTCCAGAATCTGGGTGGTGGCTGAAGGAGACGACGGCGATGCGGCTCTTCCGTGGAGAGCTGGTCGACGGCGAGCCGTTCCCGCTGCAGGATCATGATCGCGTGGACTGGGTGCCGGTGACGCCGCGGCTGCTGGATTACGCGTGGATCCCCGCGGATCGACCGATCGTGGAACAGATCCTTCGGGACGTCAGCGTCTGAACCCGCAACGGTGGAGGCGTCGAATGGGGAGATGCGCGCAGAAGCAGTGAGGAGGGCCTCTGCGCGCATCGCGCTTCCCATCGCGCAAGGCCATTAGAACACCTATTCTACGCGCCTGCAAGTGTCTTGAGCCGACACTCGAAGCTATGTTCGAGGCGTGAAACCTGTGAGAAAACTGTCAGAACGCAGGTTCGATGAGTTCATGCCGAGAAAGCACCGGCAGGGCCGGGATCACGGCTCCTGGGAGCGTGCCGGCAGCGCGAGCAGGTCGACATGTCCGACTCTGACCTGCAGGTCCCCTGTTGCGAGCTGCTGCTGGCGGACCTGCAGCCAGGCCGCCGCGGTCGAGGCCAGGGAAGGATCGTTCTCCACGGCCACATCGGCCCGATCGCTCAGATAGCGCGTGATGAGCGCGGCATCGGAGGTGTCCAGCAGCCAGTCGGTCTCACCGACGCTCACCTGAGCTCCGCGCTCGCGCAGCAGCTCGGCGACGATGCCCGCGGCGTCGGGTCCGAGCAGGTCTCCGCGGCGCTGGTGAGCGTCGAAGGCCTGGGAGATGACGGCGTCAGATTCGTGGGCGGGGTGGATCTCCACCGCGCCGGTCACGCTCAGGCTCAGCAGGGCAGCGACATCTCGTCCTGCGCGCGGGCCAGCTATCGCGTCGGCCAGGACTTCGGCCTCGGCAAGCGAGAGCAGGTCCAGCAGCGCCGAACAGGTCACCAGCTGGACCTCCTCGCCGGAGGTCAGGCCCGGGAGGTCGTCGACGGTGCCCAGCACCCGAACCGTCTCCCGGACCTCGGAATCGGCAGGAGTCTGCGATGCTACGTCCAACAGATCGGCATCATGGTCCAACAGCGTCCAGCGCTGGGACAGGTGGAGCCGCGGGGCCAGCCACGCCTGGTTCGATCCGGTGCCGGCCCCCACGTCGATCACCCTGACCGACGCGGCGTCGTCGACTGCGGTGAGCCCGCGCAGCGTCTCGGTCAGTGCGTCGATCAGCGGTGCGGCCTTCTCGCGGGCACGGTGGTCCGCTCGGCGTCGCTCGTCGAGCCAGTCGGCAGGCACCGGGCGAGTCACCAATGGAGCTCCGTGCTGAGATCCTGCGCTGCTTGTGACCATGACCGCAGTCTAGCCCGGTGCATTCCGGCGGCCGTCTGCCAGCGGCGACGAAGAGTGTCATCTTCGAACCAGCGCCGCAGCGTCTGGACCCAGGCCTCCGCAGCCCCTGGATCCAGCGCGGCTCCGGGGGTGGCGAGCGACGCTCGGGACGCGGGGGCCACACCGACCAGCGCCTCCTCAGCTCCGGTGCCCGCGCCGACGAGCACGGGAATGCCGTGGGCGAGCGCCTCGGTCACCACCATGCCGTAGGTCTCGGCCACGGAGGGCAGCACAAGCAGATCGGTGCTCT
Encoded proteins:
- a CDS encoding YitT family protein, with the translated sequence MSGSENVPPWPEDTTIPHSPAEDVFGVLIGTFLASLGLYVLQQSEAVTGGTAGLALLLTFATPLNFSALFLLVNLPFFALAVWKKGWTFTLKTVAAVAIVSGYALLHGPMLSLPELNPLYGVPAGNILIGMGLLAIFRHGASLGGFNIVALVAQERLGLRAGYVQMTLDVAVIALALTVVSPLNVLYSALGAVLLNLVLALNHRPERYRA
- a CDS encoding SRPBCC family protein, which encodes MDPVTPAHAAKYGENGAEDLSYDPEHCARVVCARDVIRAIPTVVFEFLADPALQVEVDGNDNLAAAEPGQRVSGVGDVFRMELTNGKVRENHVVEFREGQLIAWRPASLGEAPAGHLWRWSLASTEDGATEVTHTYDWSQLHDEQRVARARSTSAAMLARSIARLKAVVEASA
- a CDS encoding (deoxy)nucleoside triphosphate pyrophosphohydrolase, producing MESRTSTQHTKIVVAVALLRRRPGLEAELFIARRTSPESVAGMWEFPGGKLEPGETLHEGLHRELLEELGVSVVLHEEIVGGGHASFSPESGWWLKETTAMRLFRGELVDGEPFPLQDHDRVDWVPVTPRLLDYAWIPADRPIVEQILRDVSV
- a CDS encoding methyltransferase domain-containing protein, which gives rise to MVTSSAGSQHGAPLVTRPVPADWLDERRRADHRAREKAAPLIDALTETLRGLTAVDDAASVRVIDVGAGTGSNQAWLAPRLHLSQRWTLLDHDADLLDVASQTPADSEVRETVRVLGTVDDLPGLTSGEEVQLVTCSALLDLLSLAEAEVLADAIAGPRAGRDVAALLSLSVTGAVEIHPAHESDAVISQAFDAHQRRGDLLGPDAAGIVAELLRERGAQVSVGETDWLLDTSDAALITRYLSDRADVAVENDPSLASTAAAWLQVRQQQLATGDLQVRVGHVDLLALPARSQEP